The following coding sequences are from one Thermoplasmatales archaeon window:
- a CDS encoding 50S ribosome-binding GTPase produces the protein MWKIGKILNAKQLIEKAFRKAKKKKGLEKIEELREILNDNLKRYVRDFPSFDNLHPFYYELLDLVIGIDKLKKSLSSVEWTRKKILIISKDAIKKIKKGEDARKIVISLYGRISSLLDQIDENLKFLENARVKISKIPSISTDTPTIVIAGYPNVGKSSILSLLSTAKPEIAPYPFTTKGLIVGHLYISNGYEDRKIQIVEAPGLLDRPIEKRNEIEKQAIVALKYLPKAVIFVLDASLHCGYPLENQINLLEEIKNMFNVRIIVVENKVDLSGGKTDYIKISCKSGEGIDKLKEEIMELI, from the coding sequence GTGTGGAAAATAGGAAAGATATTAAATGCGAAACAGCTCATTGAGAAGGCTTTTAGAAAAGCAAAAAAGAAAAAAGGGTTAGAGAAAATTGAAGAATTGAGGGAAATTTTAAATGATAATCTTAAAAGATATGTAAGAGATTTTCCAAGTTTTGATAATTTGCATCCTTTTTATTATGAATTACTGGATTTAGTTATAGGAATAGATAAATTGAAAAAATCTCTTTCATCTGTTGAGTGGACGAGAAAGAAAATATTGATTATATCAAAGGATGCAATAAAGAAAATAAAGAAAGGAGAGGATGCAAGAAAAATTGTTATCAGTTTATATGGAAGAATTTCCTCTTTGCTAGATCAAATTGATGAGAATTTGAAATTTCTTGAGAATGCGAGAGTAAAAATTTCTAAGATACCATCAATCTCCACAGATACACCAACCATAGTAATAGCGGGCTATCCAAATGTTGGAAAATCCTCAATTTTATCTCTTCTTTCCACCGCAAAGCCGGAAATCGCTCCTTACCCCTTTACAACAAAAGGGCTAATTGTTGGTCATTTATATATTAGCAATGGTTATGAAGATAGGAAAATTCAGATAGTTGAAGCCCCAGGCCTGCTCGATCGCCCCATTGAAAAGAGAAATGAAATAGAGAAGCAGGCAATAGTTGCACTTAAATATTTGCCGAAAGCGGTGATTTTTGTTTTAGATGCCTCACTGCATTGTGGCTATCCTCTTGAGAATCAAATTAATCTTCTTGAAGAAATAAAAAATATGTTCAATGTGCGCATTATAGTTGTTGAAAATAAAGTTGATTTGAGCGGTGGGAAAACAGATTATATTAAAATTTCTTGCAAAAGTGGTGAGGGTATAGATAAATTAAAGGAAGAAATAATGGAATTAATTTGA
- a CDS encoding right-handed parallel beta-helix repeat-containing protein: MGKYYLMEKFAVIALLVLLAPVACGNVFYVGEGWDYKKIQPAIDDANFYDTIIVYPGFYTENITINKSIYLEGRDAIISGGIKIFANDINLSGFLINGSYFAIEIKGNRNVIKNCSIIFSNSYGIKIEGKNNMIEGNKIFKNNFGIYLYFFSENNTIRNNEIYRNNCGIYVWKGIGNAFIGNIIRNNLEGIKIEGGENNFLNKNNISENSKGIYLCCNAKDNLIFENNFIGNLMHVYCYADKNIWNLSNGNYWDNLSGDIFFIDEKNIDYSPSKSPYDIENLSSKIYIFYPEENASVSGKIVIQGMVEKEGKVRIRIDDGPWENATGTFLWYYELDTKNLRDGKHEIYVEFEGNVMARTVYFKNKKSIPSFDVALLILVFLFILKNRKKYL, from the coding sequence ATGGGAAAATATTATCTTATGGAAAAGTTTGCGGTAATTGCTTTACTTGTGTTGCTTGCTCCGGTGGCTTGCGGGAATGTTTTTTATGTTGGCGAGGGGTGGGATTATAAAAAAATTCAGCCCGCTATAGATGATGCAAATTTTTATGACACGATCATAGTTTATCCTGGATTTTACACTGAAAATATCACAATAAACAAATCAATTTATTTAGAGGGAAGGGATGCGATCATAAGTGGTGGAATCAAAATATTTGCAAATGATATAAACTTATCTGGATTTTTGATAAATGGCTCCTATTTTGCCATAGAAATAAAAGGTAATAGAAATGTGATAAAGAATTGCAGCATAATATTTTCAAATTCTTATGGAATAAAAATAGAAGGGAAAAATAACATGATTGAAGGAAATAAAATTTTTAAAAACAATTTTGGGATATATCTGTATTTTTTCTCTGAAAACAATACAATAAGGAATAATGAAATATACAGAAATAATTGCGGGATTTATGTCTGGAAGGGAATCGGGAATGCTTTTATTGGAAATATAATAAGGAATAATTTAGAAGGTATAAAAATTGAAGGAGGGGAAAACAACTTTTTGAATAAGAACAATATTTCTGAAAATAGCAAGGGAATTTATCTATGCTGTAATGCAAAAGATAATTTAATTTTTGAAAATAATTTTATTGGAAATTTAATGCATGTTTATTGCTATGCGGATAAAAATATATGGAATTTGAGCAACGGAAATTATTGGGATAATTTAAGTGGTGATATATTTTTTATAGATGAAAAAAATATTGATTATTCTCCCTCTAAATCTCCTTATGATATTGAAAACCTTTCCTCTAAAATTTATATTTTTTATCCAGAAGAAAATGCGAGTGTTAGTGGAAAAATAGTTATTCAAGGAATGGTTGAAAAAGAAGGAAAAGTAAGGATAAGAATTGATGATGGACCATGGGAAAATGCAACTGGAACTTTTCTATGGTATTATGAGCTAGACACAAAAAATTTGAGAGATGGAAAACATGAAATATATGTTGAATTTGAAGGAAATGTAATGGCTAGAACAGTATATTTTAAAAATAAAAAATCAATTCCATCTTTTGATGTTGCTTTACTCATTTTAGTTTTTTTGTTTATTTTAAAAAATAGAAAAAAATATCTATAA
- a CDS encoding CTP-dependent riboflavin kinase: MKGIVCSGKGEGKKYISIPEYKKQIEEKFNFSPYEGTLNLEVSKELFNDLKIIEGIKIHGFRKGKKSFGGVKCFPIKIARMECAMLMPERSKHRNVVEVVCNERLRNGLKDGDEIFFYFEPFLKKGMDAIFFALPNEGKEEGKVTIYYDSPFEEGRRDLCYEKNFPDTYLKRFIARDTASIIFEGDGKEEHSKLFEWIRRKNYSIISPLRKIKYSQLNEWQIEVKIKKE; this comes from the coding sequence ATGAAGGGAATTGTTTGCAGTGGAAAGGGAGAAGGGAAGAAATACATTTCAATTCCTGAATACAAAAAGCAAATAGAGGAAAAATTCAATTTTTCTCCATATGAAGGAACCCTAAATTTAGAAGTAAGCAAAGAATTATTTAATGACCTGAAAATTATTGAAGGAATAAAAATTCATGGCTTTAGGAAAGGAAAAAAATCTTTTGGCGGGGTAAAATGCTTTCCCATTAAAATCGCCCGCATGGAATGCGCCATGCTGATGCCGGAAAGAAGCAAGCATAGGAATGTTGTAGAGGTAGTGTGCAATGAAAGGCTTAGAAATGGATTAAAAGATGGGGATGAAATATTTTTTTATTTCGAGCCTTTTTTGAAGAAAGGCATGGATGCAATTTTTTTTGCTCTTCCAAATGAAGGTAAGGAAGAAGGAAAAGTTACCATATATTATGATTCACCTTTTGAAGAGGGAAGGAGGGATTTATGCTATGAAAAAAATTTTCCCGATACATATTTGAAAAGGTTTATAGCAAGAGATACTGCATCTATAATATTTGAAGGAGATGGAAAAGAAGAGCATTCCAAGCTATTTGAATGGATCAGAAGGAAAAATTATTCAATTATCTCTCCCTTAAGAAAAATAAAATATAGCCAACTTAATGAATGGCAAATTGAAGTAAAGATAAAGAAGGAATGA